The following coding sequences lie in one Lysobacter capsici genomic window:
- a CDS encoding esterase/lipase family protein: protein MSVPPDKAREALGLFNAQGQPTYKWGLTSTNLADQVRLVLPPMKVLPVIFIPGIMGSNLMDLNGDEVWRLDTTFGKPLGLARKMAFANSAERQRLMHPARTRVDPGGSVPSKIKGSVSNKSQYSTQRFWGEVAESSYHGFLLWLEDRLNGQGFNPARWNDFSYLAFSAAPKPGERPPEPKLHPGIPMDMRGFNPSTYADTRGENPFSVLGGVTSDDLLKRAKFRMPVYACGYNWLASNTIGAERLQERIEQVIKSNNGNGFKCEQVVLVTHSMGGLVARRCVSLPGMSEKIAGIVHGVMPAVGAAVAYRRCKVGMKDESYVAGLVIGSNGQEVTAVFSQAPGALQLLPTAEYRAKWLKVKDASGKEIEVQPTQNPYDDIYLRRDRWWCLIREEWLRPAGGRPLSWDQFASNIKESRSFHKQIQGQYHPVTYVYYGADSKHASFETIRWKMRAGAKPDNKPAPSADQVRNMRFDQVRDDGSNPLHVGGKTEVVTSYNPYGGGAYSTYQSSYWELEAEKQDGGGDGTVPISSGKAPLLSASNNGHIRQQFRMTGFEHEPSYQNASAQLATLYSINKIAAAAKLSS, encoded by the coding sequence ATGAGCGTGCCCCCTGACAAGGCGAGAGAAGCGCTGGGCCTATTCAATGCCCAGGGACAGCCGACTTACAAATGGGGACTGACCAGCACGAACCTCGCTGATCAGGTGCGTTTGGTCTTGCCGCCGATGAAGGTGCTGCCGGTGATCTTCATTCCCGGGATCATGGGCTCGAACCTGATGGATCTGAACGGCGACGAGGTATGGCGCCTGGATACTACATTCGGCAAGCCACTGGGGCTTGCGCGCAAGATGGCGTTCGCTAATTCCGCCGAACGGCAACGGCTCATGCACCCCGCCAGGACCCGGGTCGATCCCGGAGGCAGCGTGCCGAGCAAAATCAAGGGTTCGGTAAGCAACAAGAGCCAATACAGCACTCAGCGCTTTTGGGGCGAGGTGGCCGAAAGCAGTTATCACGGCTTCCTGCTCTGGCTGGAAGACCGCTTGAACGGCCAGGGCTTCAATCCCGCGCGATGGAACGATTTCAGCTATCTGGCTTTCAGCGCCGCGCCGAAACCGGGTGAACGTCCGCCGGAGCCGAAGTTGCATCCGGGAATCCCTATGGACATGCGCGGTTTCAATCCTTCCACGTATGCCGACACGCGCGGCGAAAACCCGTTTTCAGTGCTGGGCGGGGTGACTTCGGACGACTTGCTCAAGCGCGCGAAATTTCGCATGCCCGTTTATGCATGCGGCTATAACTGGCTGGCGTCCAATACGATCGGCGCCGAACGCTTGCAGGAACGCATCGAACAGGTGATCAAGAGCAACAACGGCAACGGCTTCAAATGCGAGCAGGTCGTGCTCGTGACCCATTCGATGGGAGGACTGGTCGCGCGCCGATGCGTATCGCTGCCTGGAATGAGTGAAAAAATCGCAGGCATCGTGCATGGCGTCATGCCGGCGGTTGGCGCCGCGGTGGCCTATCGGCGTTGCAAGGTGGGCATGAAGGACGAAAGCTACGTGGCCGGGTTGGTCATCGGAAGCAACGGGCAAGAAGTTACCGCGGTGTTTTCGCAGGCGCCTGGCGCCTTGCAGTTGTTGCCGACCGCGGAGTACCGCGCGAAGTGGCTCAAGGTCAAGGATGCGAGCGGAAAAGAAATCGAAGTACAGCCTACGCAAAATCCCTATGACGATATTTATCTGCGCCGGGATCGCTGGTGGTGCCTAATACGCGAAGAATGGCTGAGGCCCGCCGGCGGGCGTCCGCTGTCTTGGGACCAGTTCGCCTCGAACATCAAGGAATCGCGCAGTTTTCACAAACAGATCCAAGGCCAGTACCATCCGGTGACCTATGTGTATTACGGCGCCGATTCCAAGCACGCGAGCTTCGAGACGATCCGCTGGAAGATGAGGGCTGGAGCGAAGCCCGACAACAAGCCCGCGCCTAGCGCCGATCAAGTGAGGAACATGCGGTTCGATCAGGTTCGCGACGACGGCAGCAATCCGCTGCATGTCGGCGGAAAGACTGAAGTGGTCACAAGTTACAATCCGTATGGCGGTGGCGCTTACAGCACGTACCAAAGCAGCTATTGGGAACTCGAGGCGGAAAAACAGGATGGCGGCGGCGACGGCACGGTGCCGATCAGCTCCGGTAAGGCCCCGTTGCTTTCGGCAAGCAATAACGGCCACATCCGCCAACAATTCCGCATGACCGGCTTCGAGCATGAGCCGTCTTACCAGAATGCGAGCGCCCAACTCGCCACGCTTTACAGTATCAACAAGATCGCGGCCGCGGCCAAGTTGTCGTCGTGA
- a CDS encoding T6SS immunity protein Tli4 family protein: MSVTHNVRTHCAGRFLINLPETFKQRHLPVADASDVTFYFGKDENFKTVDVAVISDKASSATFAGMVRQRATALSVKTNYESNSSMLVAEQPWSQGQILLRYYASPDITDSHVHELHVLIGTAHLILRTKSFGDTFEQAEERLKTLVAQVRTVSEPSRAGPGFCLGPVVIAAESDFEESEINFDGSDEGGGPIRFEIATSTFLQPADEPSLIARGEANLKGLGAEPTTLKKGKVQLAGGAGEQWLGRFDEDGSRQHGFYAETDGKAVSKLHPKVSVKLFTGGQSGNAEKLGSKLDDEAAIQLWDSIIVSMKPRPGAG, translated from the coding sequence GTGTCGGTTACCCATAACGTGCGCACTCACTGCGCGGGTCGGTTTCTCATCAATCTTCCCGAAACCTTCAAGCAGCGGCATTTGCCGGTGGCCGACGCCAGTGACGTTACTTTCTACTTTGGCAAGGATGAGAATTTCAAAACTGTCGATGTCGCGGTAATTTCCGATAAGGCGAGCTCCGCGACCTTCGCCGGCATGGTGCGGCAACGCGCCACGGCTTTGTCGGTGAAGACGAACTACGAATCGAATTCCTCGATGCTCGTTGCCGAGCAGCCGTGGTCGCAGGGGCAAATACTGCTTCGTTATTACGCAAGTCCTGACATCACCGATTCTCACGTGCATGAATTGCACGTGCTGATTGGGACGGCGCACCTAATCTTGCGGACCAAATCGTTCGGCGACACGTTCGAGCAGGCCGAGGAGCGATTAAAGACGTTGGTGGCTCAGGTCCGAACCGTCTCGGAGCCTTCGCGAGCCGGGCCGGGTTTCTGTCTCGGGCCTGTAGTGATTGCGGCCGAGAGCGACTTCGAAGAATCTGAAATCAATTTCGACGGTTCCGACGAGGGCGGCGGCCCGATCAGATTTGAGATTGCTACAAGTACATTTCTACAGCCGGCCGATGAACCTTCGCTCATTGCACGAGGCGAAGCCAATCTGAAAGGGTTGGGTGCTGAACCGACCACGCTGAAGAAAGGGAAAGTGCAGCTCGCAGGCGGGGCGGGGGAACAGTGGCTGGGCCGGTTCGATGAGGATGGTTCCAGACAGCATGGGTTCTATGCGGAAACCGATGGAAAAGCTGTTTCCAAGCTGCATCCGAAAGTGTCTGTCAAGCTGTTCACCGGAGGGCAGTCGGGAAACGCTGAGAAGCTTGGTTCGAAGCTCGATGACGAGGCGGCCATCCAGTTGTGGGACAGCATCATCGTATCGATGAAGCCGCGCCCGGGAGCGGGTTGA
- a CDS encoding CHAP domain-containing protein, with the protein MADETPKTPAALKKFAYPFQKTDNSTPDKPKTVEIVDPQEYFDALSKAQDGFYPIGANGQWHGGVHFGKETGAVLAQATGVRCVADGEVIAYRIDAKYPDVPYASCGAAKYSTGFVLVKHALALPPAPKKAATGATTTPPTSGTAAAAKTEEPRLTLYSLYMHLSDWASYETDKKIKRPAYWGGDKSRYEVATKAVDANPYPDTVKDAGKGLKIRQGNGGKTAQIGWAAPGTKLTLEAGDGKWRKIASVDGGTIHADPKNAAAADAPLGWAYVDELDPAAAEPKSKDSVVVLDKPVKVTAGELIGYLGQYQRYVDMSPLGSSCTERPLAQVDLFTGDDIKAFIEKSKARAKELDAKDKILLKVDAGAKLAMPGEPDLRIAATEGVVATTDSKASGEWMQVRKGNLEIVGKDTLKGYDDKTNAYDNGSVLSRMVGATDADAITPADYNALGKAAKKAYGRREVLVPAGTPIWVQKSLLGGNRFVINREMQAWSKFPLDAAAAAGAEAGYLRVAPIATLKKMAAEADGTRWWQIDVGTQDGSSQTGWAREKDHAKVTLCTPWDWPGFEILQTDTTTPASFYANLRVQQAATTEADKAKLQSQAAQADGGVIFQKLYGVIDNLETKDAKLSPEELRRALRQPWLAQAISRLITSYESEWAGPMAKWDAIDSDIPDNRKEDWTQEKKRIEKLNWWDQLKGKNGFPSTTTPTHFHPIGLIANFSHHETMPPWLKIAWQEHEKYKGIHEASEPLASAIRVYHNTTNAAGLGHDTSWCASFVNWCMEQAGYKNSDPYTARAFNWKADKWAEGEVNGEGKGKPFVGAIAVFSFSHVAFVIGKDKTGRIMALGGNQGDGRYLNVTSAPESMVLQYLKPKSYQVPTADEDLPILDSSGAEMNYENTR; encoded by the coding sequence ATGGCTGACGAGACCCCCAAGACGCCTGCGGCGTTGAAGAAGTTCGCGTATCCGTTTCAAAAGACGGACAACAGCACCCCGGACAAGCCCAAAACCGTAGAGATCGTCGATCCGCAGGAGTATTTCGACGCCCTGTCCAAAGCGCAGGACGGTTTCTATCCGATCGGCGCCAACGGGCAGTGGCACGGCGGAGTCCACTTCGGCAAGGAAACCGGCGCGGTGCTGGCACAGGCTACCGGCGTGCGTTGCGTGGCCGACGGCGAGGTGATCGCCTACCGCATCGACGCCAAGTATCCCGACGTGCCCTACGCCAGCTGCGGCGCAGCCAAGTACTCGACCGGCTTCGTGCTGGTCAAGCACGCCCTGGCGCTGCCGCCCGCACCGAAGAAAGCCGCGACCGGCGCAACGACGACTCCACCCACCAGCGGTACCGCGGCTGCGGCCAAAACCGAAGAGCCGCGGCTGACGCTGTACAGCCTGTACATGCACTTATCGGACTGGGCCTCCTACGAGACCGACAAGAAAATCAAGCGTCCGGCCTATTGGGGCGGCGACAAGAGCCGATACGAAGTGGCGACCAAGGCGGTCGATGCCAATCCGTATCCCGACACGGTCAAGGACGCCGGCAAAGGCCTGAAGATCCGCCAGGGCAACGGCGGCAAGACCGCGCAGATCGGCTGGGCCGCGCCGGGCACGAAGTTGACGCTCGAAGCCGGCGACGGCAAGTGGCGCAAGATCGCCAGCGTCGATGGCGGCACGATTCACGCTGATCCGAAAAACGCCGCCGCCGCCGATGCGCCGCTGGGCTGGGCCTATGTCGACGAACTCGATCCGGCGGCCGCCGAACCCAAGTCCAAGGACAGCGTCGTGGTCCTCGACAAACCGGTGAAGGTCACCGCCGGCGAGTTGATCGGCTACCTGGGTCAGTATCAGCGCTACGTCGACATGAGCCCGCTGGGATCGAGCTGCACCGAGCGCCCACTGGCGCAGGTCGACCTGTTTACCGGCGACGACATCAAGGCCTTCATCGAGAAGAGCAAGGCCCGCGCCAAGGAACTCGACGCCAAGGACAAGATCCTGTTGAAAGTCGACGCAGGCGCCAAACTGGCCATGCCCGGCGAACCGGATCTGCGGATCGCCGCCACCGAAGGCGTGGTGGCGACCACCGACTCGAAGGCCAGCGGCGAGTGGATGCAGGTACGCAAAGGCAACCTGGAAATCGTCGGCAAGGACACGCTCAAGGGCTACGACGACAAGACCAACGCCTACGACAACGGCAGCGTGCTGTCGCGCATGGTCGGCGCCACCGATGCCGACGCCATTACCCCGGCGGACTACAACGCCCTGGGCAAGGCGGCCAAGAAAGCCTACGGCCGACGCGAAGTGCTGGTCCCGGCCGGTACCCCGATCTGGGTGCAGAAGTCCTTGCTGGGCGGCAATCGGTTCGTCATCAATCGCGAAATGCAGGCCTGGAGCAAATTCCCGCTGGACGCGGCGGCGGCCGCTGGCGCCGAGGCGGGCTATTTGCGCGTGGCGCCGATCGCCACGCTGAAGAAGATGGCGGCCGAAGCCGACGGCACGCGCTGGTGGCAGATCGATGTCGGCACACAGGACGGCAGCAGCCAAACCGGCTGGGCGCGCGAGAAGGACCACGCCAAGGTCACCCTATGCACGCCATGGGACTGGCCCGGGTTCGAGATCTTGCAGACCGACACCACCACGCCGGCCAGCTTCTACGCCAACCTGCGAGTCCAGCAGGCCGCGACCACCGAGGCGGACAAGGCGAAACTGCAGTCGCAGGCGGCGCAGGCCGACGGCGGCGTGATCTTCCAAAAACTCTACGGCGTGATCGACAACCTGGAGACCAAAGACGCCAAGCTGTCTCCTGAAGAACTGCGCCGGGCGCTGCGTCAGCCGTGGTTGGCGCAGGCCATCTCGCGCCTGATCACGAGTTACGAAAGCGAATGGGCCGGCCCGATGGCCAAGTGGGACGCCATCGACAGCGACATCCCAGACAACCGCAAGGAAGACTGGACGCAGGAAAAAAAGCGGATCGAAAAGCTGAACTGGTGGGACCAGCTCAAGGGCAAGAACGGGTTCCCCAGCACGACCACGCCGACCCATTTCCATCCGATCGGGCTGATTGCCAATTTCTCCCACCACGAAACCATGCCGCCATGGCTGAAAATAGCGTGGCAAGAGCACGAAAAATACAAAGGGATCCATGAAGCTTCCGAACCATTGGCTTCCGCAATCCGGGTGTATCACAACACAACCAACGCCGCGGGCTTAGGCCACGATACGTCATGGTGCGCCTCCTTCGTCAATTGGTGCATGGAACAGGCCGGCTATAAAAATTCAGACCCATACACCGCGCGCGCCTTTAACTGGAAAGCCGATAAATGGGCCGAGGGCGAGGTCAATGGAGAAGGGAAAGGCAAACCTTTTGTGGGCGCGATCGCCGTCTTTTCCTTCAGCCATGTGGCTTTCGTCATTGGCAAAGATAAAACAGGAAGAATTATGGCTCTTGGCGGAAATCAGGGCGATGGACGCTACCTGAATGTCACCAGTGCACCAGAAAGCATGGTGTTGCAGTACTTAAAGCCGAAAAGCTATCAAGTGCCCACCGCAGATGAAGACCTCCCCATTCTAGACAGCTCAGGGGCAGAGATGAATTATGAAAATACTCGCTAA
- a CDS encoding type VI secretion system Vgr family protein produces the protein MTDPYSPFALGGTVASAAAPELAQFAQTSALADELITMARSGGDTTALSDELIAMARTALPEITRDMPTVEVAASAIQTEGLLGKLAAAAPVAAMVLQSLQRGASHQDVAKQLAPEALQAIGVPTSFAEMADPGIGAGKDALASAAAPAMNNAIAANAERYDAMPAPIARQADAFARMPQQLARSVGSSFKGGQHLVEIETALPGAFLVERFQGQEAVCDSYRFEIDCISTSAFLETAALIGEPVDLRLQRADGSYRHWRGLCSQAAPLGSDGGYSRYRLTLEPWLVLLKLRRNALIFQDSDVLQVLERVFADYPQAAWRFDVTQALPKPAITTQYRETDYDFVTRLLADAGLAWRFDHAQDDSEGDAAASEPGQRDGAAGHTLVIFDRQAEVPSASPDTLRFHRTSSTESEDAIGHFSELRQSTPDAVGTASWQAEQVEAISASAIGDAAGPNLPQREVYSVPRSGRYAERDQAQKTAELRLDALRLPQRLHAGAGSGRGVDAGRAFTLSQHADLSGQAFVPLRVEHLAANNLTSNASAILDASGLERGSYRNRFLAVPLGTAIVPLVRPKPIAPGAQTARVVGLPSAANTVTRDHQVRIQFAWQRGLAPTYGGASEAGSSAYPDGHAPGNETSGTWVRVAEWLAGPNWGSHALPRIGAEVLVEFLHADIDQPLITGQLFNGEVAPPFTAGQESPANHIGTLSGLHTQSLDGSGRQQWVIDDALGQLRQRLHTTLADSRLELGYLIQHNDGQRGALSGQGFDLATLGWGNLHAAQGVLLSSTARSEARSTQFDITEAVSQLKGAQKTAQALNDAASQNQVPALQGNKQQTDFITAVDAEQRGKYDGDVAGQPASKPGANSRHGGAPVERFAGPMLVAESPDSIGAVTPASALAYAGGHSHITVQDDAHFAAGHTFAAVSGAHSALFAQQGPVRAIAAQGPLSVQAHVGTLELLADQSVTVTATDERIDVLAKQKIVLQAGQSQVTLEGGNITFECPGNFTVKAGMHPFKGGNGGDLNLSLPDGLVRLEPDRMLDFSG, from the coding sequence ATGACTGATCCCTACAGTCCCTTCGCCCTGGGCGGCACCGTCGCATCGGCGGCCGCGCCCGAGCTCGCCCAGTTCGCGCAGACCTCGGCCCTGGCCGACGAACTGATCACGATGGCGCGCAGCGGCGGCGATACCACCGCGCTGTCGGATGAACTGATCGCGATGGCGCGCACTGCGTTGCCGGAGATCACTCGCGACATGCCGACCGTCGAGGTCGCCGCCTCGGCGATCCAGACCGAAGGCCTGCTCGGCAAGCTCGCCGCCGCCGCGCCGGTCGCGGCGATGGTGTTGCAATCGCTGCAGCGCGGCGCGAGCCACCAGGACGTCGCCAAGCAACTCGCGCCGGAGGCATTGCAGGCGATCGGGGTGCCGACCTCGTTCGCCGAGATGGCCGACCCGGGCATCGGCGCCGGCAAGGACGCGCTCGCCAGCGCAGCGGCGCCGGCAATGAACAATGCGATCGCGGCCAATGCCGAACGCTACGACGCCATGCCCGCGCCGATCGCGCGCCAGGCCGATGCGTTCGCGCGCATGCCGCAGCAGCTCGCGCGCAGCGTCGGCTCCTCGTTCAAGGGCGGCCAGCACTTGGTCGAAATCGAAACCGCCCTGCCCGGTGCGTTCCTGGTCGAACGCTTCCAGGGCCAGGAAGCGGTCTGCGACAGTTACCGCTTCGAGATCGATTGCATTTCGACCTCGGCGTTTCTCGAAACCGCCGCGCTGATCGGCGAACCGGTGGACCTGCGCCTGCAACGCGCGGACGGTTCCTACCGCCACTGGCGCGGGCTGTGCAGCCAGGCCGCGCCGCTCGGCAGCGACGGCGGGTACTCGCGCTACCGGCTGACCCTGGAGCCGTGGCTGGTGCTGCTCAAGCTGCGCCGCAACGCACTGATCTTCCAGGACAGCGACGTGCTGCAAGTGCTCGAACGCGTGTTCGCCGATTACCCGCAGGCGGCGTGGCGCTTCGACGTCACCCAGGCCTTGCCGAAGCCGGCGATCACCACCCAATACCGCGAGACCGACTACGACTTTGTCACCCGCCTGCTCGCCGATGCCGGGCTGGCCTGGCGTTTCGACCACGCCCAGGACGACAGCGAAGGCGACGCAGCGGCTTCGGAGCCGGGACAACGCGACGGCGCCGCCGGCCACACCCTGGTGATCTTCGACCGTCAGGCCGAAGTGCCCAGCGCATCGCCCGACACGCTGCGTTTCCATCGCACCTCCAGCACCGAGAGCGAAGACGCGATCGGCCATTTCAGCGAACTGCGCCAGAGCACGCCCGACGCGGTCGGCACCGCGAGCTGGCAGGCCGAGCAGGTCGAAGCGATTTCGGCCAGCGCCATCGGCGACGCGGCCGGGCCCAACCTGCCGCAGCGCGAGGTCTACAGCGTGCCGCGCAGCGGCCGTTACGCCGAGCGCGATCAGGCGCAGAAAACCGCCGAATTACGCCTGGATGCGCTGCGCCTGCCGCAACGCCTGCATGCCGGCGCCGGCAGCGGCCGCGGTGTCGACGCCGGACGCGCGTTCACCTTGAGCCAGCACGCCGACCTGTCCGGTCAGGCGTTCGTGCCGCTGCGGGTCGAGCATCTGGCCGCCAACAACCTCACCTCCAACGCCAGCGCGATCCTCGACGCCTCCGGGCTGGAACGCGGCAGTTACCGCAATCGCTTCCTGGCCGTTCCGCTCGGCACCGCGATCGTGCCGCTGGTGCGGCCCAAGCCGATCGCTCCGGGCGCGCAGACCGCGCGCGTGGTCGGCCTGCCCAGCGCGGCCAATACCGTCACCCGCGATCATCAGGTGCGCATCCAGTTCGCCTGGCAGCGCGGCCTGGCGCCGACCTACGGCGGCGCCAGCGAGGCCGGTTCCAGCGCCTATCCCGACGGCCATGCGCCGGGCAACGAAACCTCCGGCACCTGGGTGCGCGTCGCCGAATGGCTGGCCGGCCCGAACTGGGGCAGCCACGCACTGCCGCGCATCGGCGCCGAGGTGCTGGTCGAGTTCCTGCACGCCGATATCGACCAGCCGCTGATCACCGGCCAGTTGTTCAACGGCGAAGTCGCCCCGCCGTTCACCGCCGGCCAGGAATCGCCGGCCAACCACATCGGCACCCTGAGCGGCCTGCACACCCAATCGCTCGACGGCAGCGGCCGCCAGCAATGGGTGATCGACGACGCCCTCGGGCAACTGCGCCAGCGCCTGCACACCACCCTGGCCGACAGCCGGCTGGAACTGGGCTATCTGATCCAGCACAACGACGGCCAACGCGGCGCGCTGAGCGGACAAGGCTTCGACTTGGCCACGCTCGGCTGGGGCAACCTGCACGCCGCCCAGGGCGTGCTGCTGTCGAGCACCGCGCGCAGCGAGGCCCGCTCGACCCAGTTCGACATCACCGAAGCGGTGAGCCAGCTCAAGGGCGCGCAGAAAACCGCGCAGGCGCTCAACGATGCCGCCAGCCAGAACCAGGTGCCGGCATTGCAAGGCAACAAGCAGCAGACCGACTTCATCACCGCCGTCGATGCCGAGCAACGCGGCAAGTACGACGGCGACGTCGCCGGTCAACCGGCCAGCAAACCCGGCGCCAACAGCCGCCACGGCGGCGCCCCGGTCGAACGCTTCGCCGGCCCGATGCTGGTCGCCGAATCGCCCGACAGCATCGGCGCCGTCACCCCGGCCAGCGCCCTGGCCTACGCCGGCGGCCACAGCCACATCACCGTGCAGGACGACGCCCACTTCGCCGCCGGCCACACCTTCGCCGCCGTCAGCGGCGCGCACAGCGCGTTGTTCGCGCAACAAGGCCCGGTCCGCGCGATCGCCGCGCAAGGCCCGCTCAGCGTGCAAGCCCACGTCGGCACGCTCGAACTGCTGGCCGACCAGTCCGTCACCGTCACCGCGACCGACGAGCGCATCGACGTGCTGGCCAAGCAGAAGATCGTGCTTCAGGCCGGCCAGAGCCAGGTCACCCTCGAAGGCGGGAACATCACCTTCGAATGCCCGGGGAATTTCACGGTCAAGGCGGGGATGCATCCGTTCAAGGGCGGAAACGGTGGCGATCTGAACCTGTCCCTGCCCGACGGACTGGTCCGTCTCGAACCCGACCGCATGCTGGACTTCTCCGGCTGA
- the icmH gene encoding type IVB secretion system protein IcmH/DotU encodes MNYPQPPIPQGMPSLSPNLAAPPAAGAPARSLLDLMSDGFYLLMLLKRGQLPSSETPFVESIRRFLDTTERGAVKLGIGSEDVYAAKYAFCAALDEAMLSQPSELREEWERNPLQLRLFGEHLAGEHFFDRLEQLRSQGAPRLPSLEVYYYCLLLGFEGKYRLEGPEKLGYLTARLGDEIAYLKGKRAPFAPHWAPPDRIQHALRKITPIWAPVAIVGVGAVLAFLTFSTLAARQTNRQLAQYNNVVQMPADTAQLTITLP; translated from the coding sequence ATGAATTATCCCCAGCCCCCCATCCCGCAGGGCATGCCCTCGCTGAGCCCGAACCTGGCCGCGCCGCCGGCCGCGGGCGCGCCGGCGCGCAGCCTGCTCGATCTGATGTCCGACGGTTTCTACCTGCTGATGCTGCTCAAGCGCGGGCAGTTGCCGAGTTCGGAAACTCCGTTCGTCGAATCGATCCGGCGCTTTCTCGACACCACCGAGCGCGGCGCGGTCAAGCTCGGCATCGGTTCGGAAGACGTGTACGCGGCCAAGTACGCGTTCTGCGCCGCGCTCGACGAAGCGATGCTGTCGCAGCCGTCGGAACTGCGCGAAGAATGGGAACGCAATCCGCTGCAGCTGCGCCTGTTCGGCGAACACCTCGCTGGCGAGCACTTCTTCGATCGGCTCGAACAGTTGCGCTCGCAAGGCGCGCCGCGGCTGCCGTCGCTGGAGGTCTACTACTACTGCCTGCTGCTCGGCTTCGAAGGCAAATACCGCCTGGAAGGGCCGGAGAAGCTCGGCTACCTCACCGCGCGCCTGGGCGACGAGATCGCCTATCTCAAGGGCAAGCGCGCTCCTTTCGCGCCGCACTGGGCGCCGCCCGACCGCATCCAGCACGCCTTGCGCAAGATCACGCCGATCTGGGCGCCGGTGGCGATCGTCGGCGTCGGCGCGGTGCTGGCGTTCCTGACCTTCAGCACGCTCGCCGCGCGCCAGACCAACCGGCAACTGGCGCAATACAACAACGTGGTGCAGATGCCGGCCGACACAGCGCAACTGACGATCACCTTGCCCTGA
- the tssK gene encoding type VI secretion system baseplate subunit TssK — protein MSKVFWGEGLFLRPQHFQRQDAYHEGRLQDLSTALHPYAWGLRQARFDVQSLASGTLRALQLSAIFPDGESYAAPGDDELPEAVSLTDLPAGVQSTTIHLALPLLKEHGGNCAEGGGATARFTQHNQPTLDLYTDASEAELAYLRKSVRLLTDDEPRDPYVTVPVARVRRTSTGGFEFDDTFLAPSLSVASSTQLHAQLRRLLDSLQAKTDALYGLHREPSQHIIEFRSGDIASFWLLHTVNSSFAALSHLFRHPGLHPERLHQELLRLAGSLLTFSKIYSLSDLPHYAHSQPEAGFERLFDMIRELLDTVISARYFQIALSEVKPSFHLGRLDSQRIDEKSVFYLGVAADIPGPELIQTIPVRFKVGAPDDVEKCVLSALPGLKLAHAAQVPAAIPVRPGSYYFAIEPRGPLYERMIKSQSLMIYVPSGLRELKLELIALVP, from the coding sequence ATGTCCAAGGTTTTCTGGGGTGAGGGCCTGTTCCTGCGCCCCCAGCATTTTCAGCGTCAGGATGCGTACCACGAGGGGCGTCTGCAGGACCTCTCCACGGCGCTGCATCCGTATGCCTGGGGCTTGCGCCAGGCCCGTTTCGATGTCCAGAGCCTCGCCAGCGGCACCCTGCGCGCGCTGCAGTTGTCGGCGATCTTCCCCGACGGCGAAAGCTACGCCGCGCCCGGCGACGACGAACTGCCCGAGGCGGTCAGCCTGACCGACCTGCCGGCCGGCGTGCAGTCGACCACCATCCACCTCGCCCTGCCCCTGCTCAAGGAACACGGCGGCAATTGCGCGGAAGGCGGCGGCGCAACGGCGCGCTTCACCCAGCACAATCAGCCGACCCTGGACCTGTACACCGACGCCAGCGAGGCCGAACTGGCCTACCTGCGCAAGAGCGTGCGCCTGCTCACCGACGACGAGCCGCGCGATCCCTACGTGACCGTGCCGGTCGCGCGCGTGCGACGCACCTCCACCGGCGGTTTCGAATTCGACGACACGTTCCTGGCGCCGTCGCTGAGCGTCGCCTCGTCGACGCAACTGCATGCGCAACTGCGGCGCCTGCTCGATTCGCTGCAGGCCAAGACCGACGCGCTCTACGGCCTGCACCGCGAGCCGTCGCAGCACATCATCGAATTCCGCTCCGGCGACATCGCCTCGTTCTGGCTGCTGCACACGGTCAACAGCTCGTTCGCCGCGCTCTCGCACCTGTTCCGCCATCCCGGACTGCATCCCGAACGCCTGCACCAGGAATTGCTGCGGCTGGCCGGTTCGCTGCTGACCTTCTCCAAGATCTACAGCCTGAGCGACCTGCCCCACTACGCGCATTCGCAACCCGAGGCCGGCTTCGAACGGTTGTTCGACATGATCCGCGAACTGCTCGATACGGTGATCTCGGCGCGCTACTTCCAGATCGCGCTGTCGGAGGTCAAGCCGTCGTTCCACCTGGGCCGGCTGGACTCGCAGCGCATTGACGAAAAATCGGTGTTCTACCTGGGCGTCGCCGCCGACATTCCCGGTCCCGAACTCATCCAGACCATCCCGGTGCGCTTCAAGGTCGGCGCGCCGGACGATGTCGAGAAGTGCGTGCTGTCGGCATTGCCGGGCCTCAAGCTCGCCCACGCCGCGCAGGTGCCGGCGGCGATTCCGGTACGCCCGGGCAGCTACTACTTCGCCATCGAACCGCGCGGGCCACTGTACGAACGCATGATCAAGTCGCAATCGCTGATGATCTACGTGCCGTCGGGCCTGCGTGAACTCAAGCTCGAACTCATCGCGTTGGTGCCATGA